A genomic region of Tigriopus californicus strain San Diego chromosome 1, Tcal_SD_v2.1, whole genome shotgun sequence contains the following coding sequences:
- the LOC131892745 gene encoding GTP-binding protein Rheb-like produces MPEAKKRKVALMGSRSVGKSSLAIQFVQGQFVDHYEPTIENTFNKKVNLHGSEYELYLVDTAGQDEYSIMPPEYSVDVHGYVLVYSIDSMKSLEVCQTLHEKLIDLIGNNNVPIVLVGNKCDLHADRQVSSEEGRRLAAEIKAVFLETSAKNNQNVADVFHKVLSEMEKDSGTLDNGEKKCVIS; encoded by the exons ATGCCCGAAGCCAAGAAGCGCAAAGTGGCGCTCATGGGCTCCCGATCCGTGG GCAAATCCTCGTTGGCCATTCAGTTcgttcaaggccaatttgtGGACCACTATGAGCCCACCATCGAAAATA CCTTTAACAAGAAGGTCAACTTGCACGGGAGCGAGTATGAGTTGTACTTGGTGGACACGGCCGGTCAGGATGAGTACTCGATCATGCCCCCGGAATACTCAGTGGACGTGCACGGATACGTCCTAGTCTACTCGATCGACTCCATGAAGAGCCTCGAGGTCTGTCAGACGTTGCACGAGAAGCTCATTGATCTCATCGGCAACAATAA CGTTCCTATTGTGTTGGTGGGGAACAAGTGCGATTTGCACGCGGACCGTCAAGTGAGCTCGGAGGAAGGCCGCCGCTTGGCCGCCGAGATCAAGGCCGTCTTTCTCGAGACGTCGGCCAAGAACAATCAG AATGTGGCCGATGTGTTTCATAAGGTGCTCTCCGAGATGGAGAAGGATAGTGGAACATTGGACAACGGCGAGAAGAAATGCGTGATTTCATGA